A section of the Anabaena cylindrica PCC 7122 genome encodes:
- the rpsP gene encoding 30S ribosomal protein S16 has protein sequence MIKLRLKRFGKKREASYRIIAINDLSRRDGRPLEELGFYNPRTDEVRLDVPGIVKRLQQGAQPTDTVRRILVKANVFEQVRATAAS, from the coding sequence ATGATCAAACTGCGCTTGAAGCGATTCGGTAAAAAGCGGGAAGCAAGTTACCGCATTATTGCTATTAACGACCTTTCTCGCCGTGATGGTCGTCCCCTAGAAGAACTAGGTTTTTATAACCCCAGAACAGATGAAGTACGACTAGACGTTCCCGGTATTGTCAAGCGACTACAACAAGGGGCCCAACCCACCGACACCGTTCGTCGCATCCTCGTAAAAGCTAATGTTTTTGAACAGGTCCGTGCAACAGCCGCATCATAA
- a CDS encoding KH domain-containing protein, giving the protein MKSPIASPDYVGLVQFLVQPFLESPESLSVDCEISPTLKRAWIRIAFEATDKGKVFGRGGRNIQAIRTVIAAAAELAGQSVHLDIYGSNSQSREGMSFDEEQEERIPPPKSRERSGNVPMPVAKPRFR; this is encoded by the coding sequence ATGAAATCACCAATAGCCAGTCCTGACTATGTGGGACTGGTTCAGTTTCTTGTGCAACCGTTTTTAGAATCTCCAGAGTCTTTAAGCGTCGATTGTGAAATTTCTCCCACCCTCAAAAGGGCTTGGATTCGCATCGCCTTTGAAGCCACAGACAAAGGAAAAGTCTTTGGTCGGGGTGGACGCAATATTCAGGCGATTCGCACGGTAATTGCAGCAGCAGCAGAATTGGCGGGGCAATCAGTACACCTGGATATTTACGGCAGTAACTCCCAAAGTCGGGAGGGTATGTCTTTTGATGAAGAGCAGGAAGAAAGGATACCGCCACCAAAATCGAGAGAAAGAAGTGGAAATGTTCCCATGCCTGTTGCTAAACCTCGGTTTCGCTAG
- a CDS encoding PhoH family protein — translation MAGALTIQLPNIPSAIALAGYGEANLKFLSQQTGASLVLRGQELLITGTDKQVELTAQLVRSLESLWSKGNNISTADILTARQALESDRQGELQDLQRDILSKTRRGQEIRAKTFRQRQYIESIRKRDLTFGIGPAGTGKTYLAVVVAVQELLANQFERIILTRPAVEAGERLGFLPGDLQQKVDPYLRPLYDAIHEFIDPEKVPNLIERGVIEVAPLAYMRGRTLNNAFVIVDEAQNTTPAQMKMVLTRLGFGSRMVITGDITQTDLPIHQQSGLTIALQILKHVEGIAFCEFTQKDVVRHPLVQRIVAAYEQHEK, via the coding sequence ATGGCAGGTGCTTTAACAATTCAACTGCCTAACATTCCCAGTGCGATCGCTCTCGCGGGATATGGGGAAGCAAATCTCAAATTCCTCTCTCAACAAACAGGAGCTAGTTTAGTTTTACGGGGACAGGAACTGCTGATTACTGGAACAGACAAACAAGTTGAACTCACGGCGCAATTAGTGCGATCGCTCGAAAGTCTGTGGAGTAAAGGCAATAATATCTCAACTGCGGATATTTTAACAGCCCGTCAAGCCCTAGAGAGCGATCGGCAAGGTGAACTCCAAGACCTACAGCGAGACATCCTCTCCAAAACTCGCCGTGGTCAAGAAATCCGCGCCAAAACCTTTCGTCAAAGACAATACATCGAATCCATCCGCAAGCGTGACCTCACCTTTGGCATTGGCCCTGCGGGAACTGGTAAAACTTATCTCGCCGTTGTTGTAGCCGTTCAAGAACTCCTCGCCAATCAATTTGAACGCATAATCTTAACTCGTCCCGCAGTAGAAGCCGGTGAAAGACTAGGATTTTTACCTGGGGACTTACAACAAAAAGTAGATCCCTATCTCCGTCCTCTTTATGATGCTATTCACGAATTCATCGACCCCGAAAAAGTCCCCAACTTAATAGAACGTGGTGTAATTGAAGTAGCACCACTTGCCTATATGCGGGGACGTACATTAAACAACGCCTTTGTAATTGTCGATGAAGCTCAAAATACCACACCCGCACAAATGAAAATGGTTTTAACCCGCTTGGGTTTTGGTTCACGCATGGTAATTACAGGCGATATTACACAAACAGATTTGCCAATTCACCAACAATCAGGATTAACCATAGCTTTACAAATTCTGAAACACGTTGAAGGCATCGCCTTTTGTGAATTTACCCAAAAAGATGTAGTTCGTCATCCTCTAGTACAGCGTATTGTTGCCGCTTACGAACAACATGAAAAATAG